From Sporolactobacillus pectinivorans:
CCAACGTTTTCTACCTGACACAGTTTAAATGCGACCCTCATGAACGGTTTCTGGGACTTTTTGTGTTCCCGGACGCGGAACCCTTAATGATCTGTCCCGAACTGGAAGTAGGGCAGGCCCGTGCATCTGCATTTGGACATGAGGTGATTGGCTACCGTGACGATCAGGATCCGTGGACTTTTGTGCGGAAAGCCCTTGAAGATCGAAAACTTTCATCCGGAAAGATATTTATCGAACCGAGTACACTGCCTTTCAGAAAAGCCATGGCAGTGAAAGAACTTTACCCGGATGCCTCTTTTTCTTCAATTGAGTCTTTTCTTGCCTCGATGCGGAAAATAAAAGATAGCGCTGAGTTAGCAGCCATGAAAAAAGCCGGGGAGATTGCCGACAACGCGGTCAAACTTGGCGTTGAAGCAATTAAAAAAGGCCGGACCGAACAGGTTATTATTGCCGAGATCGAACATGAGCTGGCAAAACACGGTTACTCGGAAATGGCGTTTGACACCATGGTTCTGACTGGTGAGAACAGCGCGGCACCGCACGGCCATCCGGGCAGCCGCCAGATCAAGGAAGGCGACTTTGTCCTGTTTGACTTGGGTGTCGTCATTGACGGTTATTGTTCGGATATTACCCGAACCGTTTGCTATAAATATATTTCTGATGAGCAGAAAAAAATATACGATGCGACACTTCGGGCGAATATGGAAGCAATCAAAGCCGTACATGAAGGACTTCGCATTGGGGACCTCGACGGCGTAGCAAGGAAAGTGATTACCGACGCAGGTTACGGTGACTATTTTACACATCGGGTCGGTCACGGTCTCGGCTTGGGTGAACATGAAGAACCTTCCATGAGCGCGGATAATGACCAGACGCTTCAGAACGGAATGGTATTCACCATTGAACCCGGAATCTATCTTCCCGGTGTTGGCGGTGTCCGGATTGAAGACGATGTCTATCTGAGTGAGAAAGGACCGATAACTCTGACTCACTATCCGAAAGAATTGCAGATTATTTCCTGATATACGGTAGATCGAATCCCTGTTTTCACAAAAATAAGAGTTAAGGCTGTCTCCCCGGCCGGAAAAGCCGGTTGGGGAGACAGCCTCTTTGTTTATGTGCAGTTCCGCGCCGTCACGCATTCAGTTTTAGAGTGGAACCAATAAGTAAACGGATAATAGCTAAAGTTTTTAAGCAGTCATGACTCGTTAGCGCTTCCGGATTCCGCCTGATTCGGCACACCCGCGCCGGCTCACTGGCATAGCGTCGAAACAGGAAGCCCAGGTCACCCCGATAATCTTTCTGCCACGGTTTCTGCTTAACTGGAGTATCACCTTAAGCGGATAGAGATAGCCGCGTTGAGCCCAACGAGAATATTCAATCTTAAATCCCATCTTCAGGTCAACGTAAAAACAGAATGCCATATGCTCCCAGGCGCAGAGGAACCAGCCGGAATAATGATCCTCCGTTTTTTTCATATATTCTGATGTTGTTTGGACAGCCGTACAGTATCTCTTGCAATCATAACTTCTTCATTTGTAGGAATGACAAGCACCTTAACGGGAGAATGCGGGGCGCTGATCAATGTTTCTTCGCCGATTGCTTTGTTCCGGTCATGATCACCATACACACCCATAAACTCGAGCCCGCTCATCACTTTTTCACGGATCATCGGGCTATGTTCCCCGATTCCCGCGGTAAAAATAATTGCATCAACCCCGGACATTTTTGCCGCATAGGAACCTATATATTTCTGTATGCGTTCGATGAACACATCGATGGCAAGTTTGGCGCGCTTATTCCCCCGCTTC
This genomic window contains:
- a CDS encoding M24 family metallopeptidase — its product is MADKITKIEMWLQNHEGRFAYIADPTNVFYLTQFKCDPHERFLGLFVFPDAEPLMICPELEVGQARASAFGHEVIGYRDDQDPWTFVRKALEDRKLSSGKIFIEPSTLPFRKAMAVKELYPDASFSSIESFLASMRKIKDSAELAAMKKAGEIADNAVKLGVEAIKKGRTEQVIIAEIEHELAKHGYSEMAFDTMVLTGENSAAPHGHPGSRQIKEGDFVLFDLGVVIDGYCSDITRTVCYKYISDEQKKIYDATLRANMEAIKAVHEGLRIGDLDGVARKVITDAGYGDYFTHRVGHGLGLGEHEEPSMSADNDQTLQNGMVFTIEPGIYLPGVGGVRIEDDVYLSEKGPITLTHYPKELQIIS